The following DNA comes from Agromyces mangrovi.
ACCCACTCCTGGTTGTCGGCGATCCACTCGGCCACGATGGGCTGGTAGTCGTCGGTGTCGTTCTCGTTGAACATCACGTTCTCGAGCGAGTACAGCAGCTCGCTGTCCATCTGGAAGTTCGAGAACCACTCGGCGACCTCGGGGAACTCGTCCTCGAACGACGACTTCGCGTAGGTGTGGATGCCCTCGGCGGTGCCCAGGGTGCCCTCGGGGTCCTCGAGGTCCTTGATCGGGAACGCGTCGTAGGCCCAGTGCGGACGCCACAGGGTGACGATGACGTTCTCGCCCGCGTCGGTGGCCGCGGTCAGCTCGGCGAGCATGGCCGGGGTCGACGACGTGAGGAACTCCATGTCCTCGAGGCCGTAGGTCGGGATGACCGAGTCCTCGACGGCGCCGGTGAGGCCGGCGCCCGGCTCGATGCCGACGATGCGGTCGCCGAACGCGTCGGCGTTGTCGGCGAGGTCGGCGAGCGAGTCGATCGGGGCGTCCTCGTTCACCGCGATGGTGAGGGCGGCCTCCTCGTTCCAGGCTCCGAGGTCGACGATGTCGTCGCCGTACTCCTCGATGTACGAGGCGTGGGTCTGCGGCAGCCAGACGTCGAAGGTCGCGTCGTAGTCGCCGGTCGACAGGCCCGAGAACACGGGAGCCACGTCGGCGTACTCGAGGGTGACGTCGTAGCCCTGCTCGGTCAGGATCGCGTTCCAGAGCTCGCTGGCCGCGATGCCCTCGTCCCAGCCGTTGAAGACGGCGATGGTGATCTCCTGCGAAGCGGCGTCGCTGTCGCCGCTGTCGGCGGTGTCGCCGTCCGAGGCGCAGCCGGCGAGCACGAGGCTCGCGGCGGCACCGAGGGCGAGCGCGCCGGTGAGGTGTCGCTTGTTCATGGTGTTCCTTTCCTCCCGCGTGCTGTGTGTCGCGGGTGTTGGGGATCCGCACGGGTGTGCGCGGATGACTGGGGGTGGGTCAGGCGGCGGGCGCCGGCTCCGCGGTGGGCGCCGGCTCGGAGGCATCCGCCTTCGCCTTCTTCGGGCGCTTGCGCAGCCCGCCGCCGAACGCGCCGGTGATGCGGTCGAGGATGACCGCGAGGATCACGACCGACAGACCGGCCTCGAAGCCGAGCGCGACGTCGATGCGGTTCAGGCTCGCCACGACGTCGCCGCCGAGGCCGCCCGCGCCGACCATGCCCGCGATGACGACCATCGAGAGCGAGAGCATGATGACCTGGTTGACGCCCGCCATGATCGAGGGCATCGCCAGCGGCAGCTGGATCTGGCGCAGGATGCGGCCGGGGGACGAGCCGAACGCCTGGCCGGCCTCGACGACCTCCTTGTCGACGCCGCGGATGCCGAGCTCGGTGAGCCGGACGCCGGGGGCCATCGCGAACACGATGGTCGCGACGATGCCGGGCACGACGCCGACGCGGAACAGGATGAGCGCGGGGATCAGGTAGACGAAGGCGGGCATCGTCTGCATGAAGTCGAGGATCGGCTTGATGATCTTGGACGCGAGGTCGCTGCGCGCGGCCAGGATGCCGACGGGGATCGCGATGACGACCGCGATGGTCGACGCGACGAGCACGAGCGCCAGGGTGTCCATGGCGTTCGCCCACTGGTCGACGCCGAGGATCACGAGGAGGCCCACGGCCGAGCCGACCGCGAGCTTCCAGCCGCGCGCCCACCAGGCGAGCGCCGCGACGAGCACGATGATCACCCAGAACGGCGGGGTGGAGAGCACCCAGTCGACGCCGTCGTAGAAGCCGAGGAACACGGCGCGCACCACGGCGAAGAAGCCGGAGAGCACGTCGGTCAGCACGTCGATGAAGTCCTCGACCCACTGGCCGAGGGGCAGGCGGAACTCGTTCATGCGCGGCTCCTCTCGGTCGCGACGGGCGCTTCGTCGGCGGCCTCCGGGGCGGTGGCGTCGGCGACAGCGACGGATGCCTCGGGCTCGCCGTCGGCCGTCGCGTGCAGCGTCTCGGTGAGCACGTCGATCGGGATCGTCGTGTGCGGCAGCTCGATCACGGGCTGCCCGCCGGTGTCGGTCGAGACGTTGCCGAGCGCGGCGAGGAGCGTCACGCGCGGCACGACGCCGACGAGGCGCTGCTGGTCGTCGACCACGGCGATCGGCAGGTCGGACTCGACCGACGTGCCGAGCAGGTCGGAGAGCAGTTCGTCGGGGCCGACGACCGGGTAGTCGTCGCGGATCGCCGAGTCGAGGCTGTGCACGCCGTCGCGCACGAGCTTCAGCACCTCGCGGTCGCGCACGATGCCGAGCAGGCGCCGGCCGCCGCCGACCACGTAGACCACCGAGGTCTGCAGGTCGCGCATGATGCGCAGGGCGTGGCGCGGGCCGGCCGACGCGCTCATGACGGCGCGGGCTTTCTCCATGACGTTCGACGCCGTGAGCACGCGGGCGCGGTCGACGTCCTGCACGAACTGGGCCACGTAGTCGTCGGCCGGGTCGGTGAGGATCTCCTCGGCGGTGCCGAGCTGCACGATGCGGCCGTCGCGCATGACCGCGATGCGGTCGCCCAGGAACATCGCCTCGTTGAGGTCGTGCGTGATGAAGACGATGGTCTTGCCGAGCTCCTGCTGCAGCTCGACGAGCTGCTCCTGCATCTCGCGGCGGATGAGCGGGTCGAGCGCCGAGAACGCCTCGTCCATGAGGAGGATGTCGGTGTCGGCCGCGAGCGCGCGGGCGAGGCCGACGCGCTGCTTCATGCCGCCCGAGAGCTCGTCGGGGAGCTTGTCCTCCCAGCCGGCGAGGCCGACGCGCTCGAGCACGGTGCGGGCGCGCTGGGTGCGCTCGGCGAGCGGCACGCCCTGCACCTCGAGCGCGTAGGCGGCGTTGTCGAGCACGGTGCGGTGCGGCAGCAGCGCGAAGTGCTGGAACACCATCGAGATGCGGCGGCGACGCACGTCGCGCAGGCGCTTCGGCGAGATGCCGCTGATGCGCTCCCCCGCCACGGTGATGCTGCCGCTGGTGGGCTCGAGCAGCCCGTTGAGCGTGCGGATGAGCGTGGACTTGCCGGAGCCGGAGAGCCCCATGACCACGAAGATCTCGCCGCGCCGCACGTCGAAGTCGGCGTCGATCACGGCGGCGGTGCCGAGGCCGGCGAGCTCGTCGCGGGTCGCCCCGTCGCGCAGGCGCTGGACGGCCTCGCCGGGGCGGCGGCCGAAGAACTTGAAGAGGTTGCGGACCTCGAGTGCGGGCGACTCGTCGGTCGGGATGGGG
Coding sequences within:
- a CDS encoding glycine betaine ABC transporter substrate-binding protein, encoding MNKRHLTGALALGAAASLVLAGCASDGDTADSGDSDAASQEITIAVFNGWDEGIAASELWNAILTEQGYDVTLEYADVAPVFSGLSTGDYDATFDVWLPQTHASYIEEYGDDIVDLGAWNEEAALTIAVNEDAPIDSLADLADNADAFGDRIVGIEPGAGLTGAVEDSVIPTYGLEDMEFLTSSTPAMLAELTAATDAGENVIVTLWRPHWAYDAFPIKDLEDPEGTLGTAEGIHTYAKSSFEDEFPEVAEWFSNFQMDSELLYSLENVMFNENDTDDYQPIVAEWIADNQEWVDSLTQ
- a CDS encoding ABC transporter permease, whose product is MNEFRLPLGQWVEDFIDVLTDVLSGFFAVVRAVFLGFYDGVDWVLSTPPFWVIIVLVAALAWWARGWKLAVGSAVGLLVILGVDQWANAMDTLALVLVASTIAVVIAIPVGILAARSDLASKIIKPILDFMQTMPAFVYLIPALILFRVGVVPGIVATIVFAMAPGVRLTELGIRGVDKEVVEAGQAFGSSPGRILRQIQLPLAMPSIMAGVNQVIMLSLSMVVIAGMVGAGGLGGDVVASLNRIDVALGFEAGLSVVILAVILDRITGAFGGGLRKRPKKAKADASEPAPTAEPAPAA
- a CDS encoding quaternary amine ABC transporter ATP-binding protein — translated: MTQPPAPNAPIPTDESPALEVRNLFKFFGRRPGEAVQRLRDGATRDELAGLGTAAVIDADFDVRRGEIFVVMGLSGSGKSTLIRTLNGLLEPTSGSITVAGERISGISPKRLRDVRRRRISMVFQHFALLPHRTVLDNAAYALEVQGVPLAERTQRARTVLERVGLAGWEDKLPDELSGGMKQRVGLARALAADTDILLMDEAFSALDPLIRREMQEQLVELQQELGKTIVFITHDLNEAMFLGDRIAVMRDGRIVQLGTAEEILTDPADDYVAQFVQDVDRARVLTASNVMEKARAVMSASAGPRHALRIMRDLQTSVVYVVGGGRRLLGIVRDREVLKLVRDGVHSLDSAIRDDYPVVGPDELLSDLLGTSVESDLPIAVVDDQQRLVGVVPRVTLLAALGNVSTDTGGQPVIELPHTTIPIDVLTETLHATADGEPEASVAVADATAPEAADEAPVATERSRA